Below is a genomic region from Triticum dicoccoides isolate Atlit2015 ecotype Zavitan chromosome 5A, WEW_v2.0, whole genome shotgun sequence.
GCTCGACGGTAGTCACTTGCTGCCATTCACCGTCCACAGCTTCTTTCCACAGGGTCACATTGTTGTTGCCATCAGAGACCGCCAGTATGTTTCCTGTCAGCGACCATGACAACCTCCAAACAGGGGTTCTGAAATCATTCAGAACCCTGCCTTCCCATTGCTCGCCTTCTTTCGGCGCTGTCCAGATGACTACAGTTCCATCCTGAGAGGCGCTGGCGATTGTGGACTTTGGGAGGCCTAGGTTTGGAGCCCAGGCGACGTCTCTCACCCAGTCCCTGTGCATCTGAAGGGCTGGGAAGCAGTCCATCCTCCAACTTCCGTTGGTGAGCTTCCACACCTTGACAGTGTTGTCACAGCCACCAGAAGCAAGTTTCTGAACATATTCAAACTGCCCAGAAGGCCCTGGGCTGATTAGGGCACCAGGGGCCATCGCTGGAGCCCAGGAAACAGAGGTCACGCCCACTGGATGAGCCTGGTCGATGCGCGTTGTCTCCCACCCACCATCAGAACGAGCTGTGAAGACTGAAATGTTCCCATCAGATGAACCACAAGCCAAGCAGATGCCGAGTTCATGAGGCGCCCAAGCAATGGAATTTACAGAAGACTTGTGCTCAGTGAAAGTGTGAAACTGTGTCCACTCATCAGGTTTGCCCCCTTCTTTCCATATTATAACCCGCCCATCATAGCTGCAGGATGCAAGCATGGAACCATACTTAGGATGAGCCCACGCGACTTGCCAAACTGGGCCCTGGTGTCCGCTCAAAGTAGCAAGTTGCTGCTGCGAGGTGCCACTTACGCCAATGATCTTTATTGTGTTATCAGAGGATGCAGTGGCGAGGCGCTTCCCGTAGTAATCCATCGCGATGTCATGCACCACATCCTGGTGCCCAGTCTCTATCTTATGAGGAGGCATTGTTCCAATTACGTAACGTCAGCTTTTAAGTGTTAACCAAATGTTATTCGTTGACCACCTCAGGCTCCTATCTGATAGTAACAGAAACCTAACATTTAAAGAACATTACGTCAAAGAATAAAGCAGAGTAAAATTTAAATAGTACCATTCGTTGAAACAAGTAGCATAGTTGCATTTGTACATACGGAGCTGGGTGTGTTTCATTTTAAAAAGAAAcagttactccctctgtaaagaaatataagagcatttagatcactaaagtagtgatctaaacgctcttatatttatgAACAGAGGGGGTACATGTTATAATTTGTAACAATGCTGATGTTACAGTTATAAGCCTAACAATTTTGGCACACCAAGATCAATACACTAATTTGCTACCAGCATATCAAATGTCCATACAACATTGTTTCCTAAAATCACAAAATGAATCATCTAACTGCTTATGAGACTGATGAGTGTGACTGCCTGACTAATACTTATATACCATCTATACAAAATTAGCCTAATAAACTAGGAATTCTGGAAAACAATATAGTACTC
It encodes:
- the LOC119303874 gene encoding protein transport protein SEC13 homolog B-like, producing MPPHKIETGHQDVVHDIAMDYYGKRLATASSDNTIKIIGVSGTSQQQLATLSGHQGPVWQVAWAHPKYGSMLASCSYDGRVIIWKEGGKPDEWTQFHTFTEHKSSVNSIAWAPHELGICLACGSSDGNISVFTARSDGGWETTRIDQAHPVGVTSVSWAPAMAPGALISPGPSGQFEYVQKLASGGCDNTVKVWKLTNGSWRMDCFPALQMHRDWVRDVAWAPNLGLPKSTIASASQDGTVVIWTAPKEGEQWEGRVLNDFRTPVWRLSWSLTGNILAVSDGNNNVTLWKEAVDGEWQQVTTVEP